In one window of Malassezia japonica chromosome 9, complete sequence DNA:
- the mug86 gene encoding Meiotically up-regulated protein 86 protein (TransMembrane:5 (o33-55i67-92o112-132i139-159o171-191i); EggNog:ENOG503NXGJ; COG:S), translating to MQGEHMFPAFGGEMQPGLYKGVEKRKFANPAPLGLSAFALTTFVLSLINLGTLGLTSSSIIISLGFAYGGLVQLLAALSSYGGFWLSFAILLTPGGFGIEANLAKADGAGGALNHIGLFLMGWFIFTFILFLCTLKSTVAFCMLFFTLDICFLLLGLAYLRHNGSTPHTGLLRAGGAFGIITAFIAWYNAFAGIADESNSFFVIPVVYFPWTEMGKKQWGYHKDNHVA from the exons ATGCAAGGCGAGCACATGTTCCCTGCTTTTGGTGGTGAAATGCAGCCCGGTCTGTACAAAGGCGTCGAGAAGCGCAAGTTTGCGAACCCTGCTCCCCTTGGCCTCTCTGCCTTCGCGTTGACTACTTTTGTACTCTCGCTCATCAATCTCGGAACTCTTGGCCTGACTTCTAGTTCTATCATTATCTCACTGGGCTTTGCCTATGGTGGACTGGTGCAATTGCTGGCTG CCCTCTCTTCGTACGGCGGATTCTGGCTGTCGTTTGCTATTCTGCTGACTCCTGGGGGTTTTGGAATTGAAGCCAACCTTGCAAAAGCGGATGGTGCAGGAGGAGCACTGAATCATATTGGTCTTTTCCTCATGGGTTGGTTTATCTTTACCTTCATCCTCTTCCTCTGCACACTCAAGTCCACTGTGGCATTCTGCATGCTGTTCTTTACCCTCGACATTTGCTTTTTGCTCCTGGGTCTAGCATACCTTCGCCACAATGGCTCTACTCCTCATACCGGCCTTCTTCGCGCAGGGGGCGCCTTTGGAATAATCACTGCGTTCATCGCATGGTACAATGCGTTTGCGGGTATTGCAGATGAGTCCAACTCGTTCTTTGTCATTCCTGTGGTATACTTCCCATGGACCGAAATGGGAAAGAAACAATGGGGCTATCACAAAGACAACCACGTCGCATAA
- a CDS encoding uncharacterized protein (SECRETED:SignalP(1-18)), with protein MKATLLLRFLATASAVRAQCSTDASTCNVYSGDEEAIQLTTRSVPNVTTHYGSGGETQQTGGDGYITTNQGVKVEDNQNSLRSGSRGPSLLEDFMLREKIFQFDHERIPERIVHARGSGAHGYFEATEDISDLSKAAVFKKGTKTPVFARISTVAGGAGSVDTPRDVRGFATKFYTSEGNWDLVGNNIPVFFIQDAIKFPDLIHAVKMEADRGYPQAATAHDTFWDWASLMPESTHMLMWAMSDRAIPRSIRLIEGFGIHTFQLVNDKGETHFVKFHWKPKYGLQSTVWDEAAKLQSANNDYHREDLFEAIESKMYPEWHLGVQVFNKTFADNLPYDVLDATKLIPEEDVPVKLIGRMVLDRHPDNFFAETEQAAFCPSHVVPGIDFSDDPLLQGRLFSYLDTQKSRLGTPNFHQLPINAPKANVSNFNRDGMMQMNVPKGRANYEPNSLNEAGENPGPRRCPFGFRTMGQGAATGPREEGPKLRVRDERFRDHYSQARLFWNSQTKSEQAHIVGGFVFELSKVSMSQVPKRVVSNLRNVDEDLAKRVANGLGIDLPAKAKAASKTLDLGKSDALSIHKNMKETLETRTIGILVADGTDANEVDKVKKAAKDAGASVKLVAPKAHGIQFANNASRSIDAQLYGSPSALYDAVAIILSEDGAKKLAKDGAAVQFVMDAYGHLKAIGSSSGAKALLNKAGVEKDDGVTGLGDDFINAAKRRFWSRESNVRMLF; from the coding sequence ATGAAGGCCACGCTACTGCTCAGATTTCTCGCCACGGCCTCTGCTGTACGTGCACAGTGCTCCACGGATGCGAGCACTTGCAATGTCTACAGCGGCGATGAAGAGGCTATCCAGCTTACCACGCGTTCTGTGCCGAACGTCACGACGCACTACGGCTCGGGAGGCGAGACGCAACAGACGGGCGGCGATGGCTACATCACCACGAACCAAGGCGTCAAAGTTGAGGATAATCAGAACAGCCTGCGTAGCGGTTCGCGCGGTCCTTCGCTCCTTGAGGACTTTATGCTCCGCGAGAAGATTTTCCAGTTCGATCACGAGCGCATCCCagagcgcatcgtccacGCGCGTGGCTCCGGCGCCCACGGTTATTTTGAGGCCACCGAAGACATTTCCGACCTGAGCAAGGCTGCTGTGTTCAAGAAGGGGACCAAGACGCCCGTCTTTGCGCGTATTTCGACGGTTGCAGGCGGGGCGGGTTCCGTGGACACGCCTCGCGATGTGCGTGGATTCGCGACCAAGTTTTACACGAGTGAGGGTAACTGGGATCTTGTCGGCAACAACATTCCTGTTTTCTTCATCCAGGACGCGATCAAGTTCCCTGACCTGATCCACGCGGTCAAGATGGAGGCTGACCGTGGTTACCCCCAGGCCGCTACGGCCCACGACACCTTCTGGGATTGGGCTTCGCTTATGCCCGAGTCGACGCACATGCTCATGTGGGCAATGAGCGATCGCGCGATTCCCCGCTCGATTCGTCTCATTGAGGGCTTTGGTATTCACACCTTCCAGCTTGTGAACGACAAGGGTGAGACGCACTTTGTCAAGTTCCATTGGAAGCCCAAGTATGGTTTGCAGTCGACTGTTTGGGACGAGGCCGCGAAGCTCCAGAGCGCCAACAACGATTACCACCGCGAGGACCTCTTTGAGGCCATCGAGTCCAAGATGTACCCAGAGTGGCACCTCGGTGTCCAGGTTTTCAACAAGACCTTTGCCGATAACCTTCCGTACGATGTTCTTGATGCTACCAAGCTCATCCCGGAGGAGGACGTTCCGGTTAAACTGATCGGTCGCATGGTCCTCGACCGCCACCCCGACAACTTCTTTGCAGAgaccgagcaggcggcaTTCTGTCCGTCGCACGTCGTGCCCGGCATCGACTTTTCCGATGACCCTCTCTTGCAAGGCCGCCTTTTCTCCTACCTTGACACTCAAAAGTCGCGCCTGGGCACCCCCAATTTCCACCAGCTTCCCATCAATGCGCCCAAGGCTAACGTGTCCAACTTTAACCGCGATGGCATGATGCAGATGAACGTGCCCAAGGGCCGCGCGAACTACGAGCCCAACAGCCTGAATGAGGCAGGAGAGAACCCTggccctcgtcgctgtccGTTTGGCTTCCGCACCATgggccaaggcgctgccACCGGTCCTCGTGAGGAAGGCCCCAAGCTGCGTGTGCGTGACGAGCGCTTCCGCGACCACTACAGTCAGGCGCGCCTTTTCTGGAACTCGCAGACGAAGAGTGAGCAGGCTCACATTGTTGGTGGTTTCGTCTTTGAGCTCTCCAAGGTTTCCATGTCTCAGGTGCCGAAGCGTGTTGTGAGCAACCTGCGTAATGTTGACGAGGACCTCGCGAAGCGTGTGGCGAACGGTCTTGGTATTGACCTTccggccaaggccaaggccgctTCGAagacgctcgacctcgggaagagcgacgcgctctcCATCCACAAGAACATGAAGGAGACTCTGGAGACTCGCACGATCGGGATTCTTGTCGCCGATGGTACTGATGCCAATGAGGTCGACAAGGTAAAGAAGGCTGCCAAGGACGCTGGCGCCTCGGTCAAGCTGGTTGCTCCGAAGGCGCACGGTATCCAGTTTGCCAAcaacgcctcgcgctcgatcgATGCGCAGCTCTACGGCTCGCCCAGTGCTTTGTACGATGCTGTGGCAATTATCCTCTCCGAAGATGGTGCGAAgaagctcgccaaggacggCGCGGCTGTGCAGTTTGTAATGGACGCCTACGGCCACCTAAAGGCCATCGGCTCTTCTTCGGGCGCCAAGGCCCTCCTCAACAAGGCTGGTGTCGAGAAGGACGACGGTGTTACGGGTCTTGGTGATGACTTTATTAACGCAGCCAAGCGCCGCTTCTGGTCGCGTGAGTCGAATGTCCGCATGCTCTTCTAA
- a CDS encoding pyridoxine 4-dehydrogenase (EggNog:ENOG503NWNE; COG:C), which translates to MSTPIPTRNLGGDASNVQVGAIGYGLMPLTWVAPERVIPDEQAFPILLTAIENGATYWNSATFYGSDDPWANIKLIGRFFEKHPEHIDKITIGVKAGFNPTGNLANPDSSEENLRRELEELRSILGKKKVDIFGPARRDTRIPIEESTATLAKLSKEGLFSHIGLSEVNANSIRSAAKVHPIATVEVEYSPFSMDMETNGVLQACKENDVAIVAYSPLSRGFFTGTLRKRSDIPEGDIRLHLDRFNEKNFDANVELTDKVAKLAKTINVSPSQLTVAWELHRYEKLIPIPGTTKSKNLVENLNSARIQVSPEILSKYDALADEVNAKVGGSRYNDALSSSLEN; encoded by the coding sequence ATGTCGACTCCCATTCCTACGCGCAACCTCGGAGGCGACGCCTCGAACGTACAGGTCGGTGCAATCGGCTATGGCCTTATGCCTCTCACCTGGGTCGCTCCAGAGCGTGTCATTCCTGACGAACAAGCCTTTCCCATCCTCCTAACCGCGATTGAAAATGGCGCTACATACTGGAACTCGGCAACGTTTTACGGATCTGACGACCCTTGGGCCAACATTAAACTGATTGGCCGCTTCTTTGAAAAGCACCCTGAGCACATTGATAAGATCACAATTGGTGTCAAGGCTGGCTTTAACCCCACCGGAAACCTCGCAAACCCTGACAGCAGCGAAGAGAACCttcgccgcgagctggaaGAGTTGCGCTCTATTCTCGGCAAGAAAAAGGTCGATATCTTTGGCCCGGCCCGCAGGGATACTCGGATTCCAATCGAAGAGTCTACGGCTACGCTGGCCAAGCTTAGCAAGGAGGGTCTCTTTTCGCACATTGGCTTGAGCGAGGTGAACGCCAACTCGATTCGGTCGGCTGCCAAGGTGCACCCCATTGCCACGGTCGAAGTGGAATACAGTCCCTTCTCGATGGACATGGAGACTAATGGTGTGCTGCAAGCCTGCAAGGAGAATGATGTGGCTATTGTGGCCTACTCGCCTCTGTCGCGTGGCTTCTTTACCGGTACGCTACGCAAGCGTAGCGATATCCCCGAAGGCGATATCCGTCTTCATCTCGACCGCTTCAATGAAAAAAACTTTGACGCAAACGTCGAGCTCACTGACAAAGTGGCAAAGCTTGCCAAGACGATCAATGTATCACCTTCGCAGCTGACTGTTGCATGGGAGCTTCACCGCTACGAAAAGCTGATTCCCATCCCAGGAACGACCAAGAGCAAGAACCTCGTTGAGAACCTGAACAGCGCCCGCATTCAGGTTTCGCCCGAGATCCTGTCCAagtacgacgcgctcgcagACGAGGTGAATGCCAAGGTCGGAGGCTCGCGCTACAACGACGCTttgagctcgtcgctcgagaaTTAG
- a CDS encoding uncharacterized protein (COG:S; MEROPS:MER0048191; EggNog:ENOG503P3CA), giving the protein MPSIRKVTFPSRGIKVVGELRVPDDASAKKRAAVIVAHPMSGVKEQTAGSYAELLAKEGFYTLAYDAAYQGESEGEPHFLEDPIQRAGDNNAAADYLSTLDEVDPERIGILGICASGGYVSFAAQSDPRLKAVATLSGADTGSLFRDGMPEGSTSRDQLKEQLKAVAEQRIAEARGEKPATNNLLPVDYKDLPKDTLWHDGAEYYLTPRGQHPRSCNTVVSRSLQLLVTYDSYRFNELISPRPYLAVAGEKADTLYFSQKAIELAKEPKELYVVPGESHVSLYDHIDAAGKKFVEFFTQHIAQ; this is encoded by the coding sequence ATGCCCTCCATTCGCAAAGTCACTTTCCCCAGCCGCGGCATCaaggtcgtcggcgagctccgtGTTCCCGATGATGCTAGCGCCAAGAAACGCGCTGCCGTCATTGTTGCCCACCCCATGAGCGGTGTCAAGGAGCAGACGGCCGGCTCCTATGCCGAACTGCTTGCCAAGGAAGGATTTTACACTCTTGCTTACGATGCCGCCTACCAGGGTGAGAGTGAGGGTGAGCCCCATTTCCTCGAAGACCCCATTCAGCGTGCTGGCGATAACaatgcggcggcggactACCtgtcgacgctcgacgaggtcgaccCCGAGCGCATTGGCATCCTCGGTATTTGTGCCTCTGGCGGCTACGTCTCGTTCGCCGCACAGTCAGACCCTCGCCTGAAGGCTGTGGCTACGCTGAGTGGTGCAGACACCGGCAGCCTCTTCCGCGATGGTATGCCCGAgggctcgacgagccgcgaCCAGCTCAAGGAGCAGCTCAAGGCTGTCGcggagcagcgcatcgctgAAGCGCGCGGTGAGAAGCCCGCTACAAACAACCTGCTTCCGGTTGACTATAAGGATCTGCCCAAGGACACGCTCTGGCACGACGGTGCGGAATACTACCTGACGCCCCGTGGCCAGCACCCCCGCTCGTGCAACACAGTGGTGTCGCGCAGCCTCCAGCTGCTCGTTACCTACGACTCGTACCGCTTCAACGAGCTCATTTCCCCTCGCCCCTACCTTGCTGTCGCGGGTGAGAAGGCGGACACGCTCTACTTCTCGCAGAAGGCTATTGAGCTAGCAAAGGAGCCGAAGGAGCTCTACGTCGTCCCTGGCGAGTCCCACGTGAGCCTGTACGACCACATCGACGCTGCCGGCAAGAAGTTTGTCGAGTTCTTCACGCAGCACATTGCTCAGTAA
- a CDS encoding uncharacterized protein (COG:I; EggNog:ENOG503NZYK; SECRETED:SignalP(1-18)), whose product MLSPAIVALAIATVTVRAGPVDSLYPNITDPESLKNPSYNAIPSGHLYESRTSAGDGSYLYCSMPHPQTSYYKEPKPVQNGTVSANLTGLLYVQRHQKRTAYHIFPNGEATKYNCDNGKPYLYFAPNGVDAPEPVPVYAQTYADSQNPLLRTFTNSSCQFPQLTIGGYKDGVQHGEELRKLYGDKYHVIPNEPSSDSVYLRSSTAALTQQSASGVLRGLWPKLNKPVVLEQQSDSVDTHEPSCDRVDTLKSAAQKASPWIKHMNATQDLRKKLESVLLTNTSEWRSDWDHYNDNFQARLCNGYDLPCALDNDKNCVSREEANKVFAAGDWEYNYYWVERENVTEAIQLTSGLFISDLISKVKDIASDNSELKYAHFFMHDGDLGPLAGSLGIKTLRWPGMASNIAVELWKTSKGEDYVRVLYSGSTIRSKHADMEWLPLQDFLRIWGKYVPSNFVEQCAA is encoded by the coding sequence ATGCTGAGCCCTGCTATTGTCGCCCTTGCGATTGCTACGGTTACTGTCCGCGCGGGCCCTGTGGACTCGCTCTATCCCAATATCACTGATCCCGAGTCGCTAAAGAACCCCTCGTACAATGCGATCCCCTCAGGTCACCTGTACGAGTCGCGTACCTCGGCGGGTGATGGCTCGTACCTGTACTGCTCGATGCCGCACCCTCAGACGAGTTACTACAAGGAGCCGAAGCCTGTGCAGAACGGCACCGTGAGCGCGAACCTCACCGGTCTCCTCTACGTCCAGCGTCACCAGAAGCGCACGGCCTACCACATTTTCCCCAACGGCGAGGCGACCAAGTACAACTGCGACAATGGAAAGCCGTACTTGTACTTTGCTCCGAACGGCGTGGATGCCCCCGAGCCCGTTCCTGTCTATGCACAGACCTACGCTGATTCGCAGAACCCCTTGCTCCGCACCTTTACCAACTCCTCGTGCCAATTTCCCCAGCTGACCATTGGCGGCTACAAGGACGGCGTGCAGCACGGTGAGGAGCTTCGCAAGCTGTATGGTGATAAATACCACGTTATCCCGAATGAACCGTCGAGTGACTCGGTCTAcctgcgctcctcgactGCTGCTCTGACGCAGCAGTCGGCGAGTGGTGTTCTGCGTGGCCTGTGGCCCAAGCTGAACAAGCCCGTCGTGCTGGAACAGCAGTCGGACTCGGTCGACACACACGAGCCTTCGTGTGACCGCGTCGATACGCTCAAGTCCGCTGCCCAGAAGGCCTCTCCTTGGATCAAGCACATGAACGCGACGCAGGATCTGCGGAAGAAGCTCGAGTCGGTTCTTCTGACCAACACGAGCGAGTGGCGCTCGGACTGGGACCACTACAACGACAACTTCCAGGCGCGTCTTTGCAATGGCTACGATCTTCCCTGTGCTCTCGACAATGACAAAAATTGTGTGTCGCGTGAGGAGGCCAACAAGGTATTTGCTGCTGGCGACTGGGAGTACAACTACTACTGGGTGGAACGCGAGAATGTCACCGAGGCGATCCAGTTGACGAGTGGTCTGTTCATCAGCGACCTCATTTCCAAGGTCAAGGACATTGCCTCGGACAATTCGGAGCTCAAGTACGCCCACTTTTTCATGCACGACGGTGATCTTGGCCCTCTGGCTGGTTCGCTTGGTATCAAGACGCTACGCTGGCCGGGTATGGCATCCAACATTGCTGTGGAGCTTTGGAAGACGTCCAAGGGTGAAGACTATGTTCGCGTGCTTTACAGTGGCAGCACCATCCGCTCGAAGCATGCCGACATGGAGTGGCTCCCTCTTCAGGACTTCCTCAGAATCTGGGGCAAGTACGTTCCGAGCAACTTTGTGGAACAGTGTGCAGCCTAG
- a CDS encoding phospholipase C (SECRETED:SignalP(1-24); EggNog:ENOG503NUWZ; COG:M) translates to MARLSLWSLAAAAVAAGLVAPATASEQSLKDIKHIVLFMQENRAFDHYFGTMAGVRGFQDPNAHVSKNTGKDVFHQPVDQTIEDDTPPKNVTELLPWYLNWQGGDWYDKTQCMVAGTNDWRQNHEAWNKGEIDQWAIANTPYSIGYYRRSDLPVHFGLAGNFTIGDSYYESIISSTDPNRVSWFSGTINLNGSNTGGDPWVNGGAVIDNNVDPTCLNADDGSPFSCRPLKWKTIPEYLLEADISFQVYQDFDNFGDNTLVEWTQYQEAAAKKEKLAKQAVAYPGLDKFYKDAKEGNLPEVSYIVAPQDLSEHPPYTPNDGAWLQSKVANAVMNGKGWNSTALIVSYDETGGWADHVMSPHPPKNSPGEWMVDPYNKTLGLVPTGPGFRLPFYIVSPWTRNGGVFTEHSSHESQIFFLEEWSKAVGKPFHSKEVNEWRRGQMSNLVKAFDFSKPDYSTVDLEKMPTASKDPITGQYNGAFVCQLRWREKNMPKVPYGKQSESEALRVESGYKPTRGDLSEGRYLSFEANGFALSSNSHRLSATKSSDEHNKDDQLFVIHWQGKDPRDNRFRISTKDKSRYITSGLRFTTNSNKAAQFALVDQGNGKGYTITESRSKKQLSITKDGKVAHANEASFKIFSVTK, encoded by the coding sequence ATGGCCCGTCTCTCTCTTTGGAGCcttgctgctgctgctgtgGCTGCTGGCTTGGTCGCTCCGGCGACCGCCAGCGAGCAGAGCCTCAAGGACATCAAGCACATCGTTCTGTTCATGCAGGAGAACCGCGCGTTCGACCACTACTTTGGTACGATGGCGGGTGTGCGTGGCTTCCAGGACCCTAATGCGCACGTCTCGAAGAACACGGGCAAGGACGTGTTCCACCAGCCCGTCGACCAGACCATCGAGGACGACACACCCCCGAAGAATGTGACTGAGCTTCTTCCCTGGTACCTCAACTGGCAGGGTGGTGACTGGTACGACAAGACCCAGTGCATGGTTGCCGGTACCAACGACTGGCGCCAGAACCACGAGGCGTGGAACAAGGGCGAGATTGACCAGTGGGCGATCGCCAACACGCCCTACTCGATTGGCTACTACCGCCGCTCGGACCTCCCCGTTCACTTCGGCCTGGCTGGGAACTTTACCATTGGTGACTCGTACTACGAGTCGATCATCTCGTCGACGGATCCCAACCGTGTTTCGTGGTTCTCGGGCACGATCAACTTGAACGGTAGCAACACTGGCGGCGACCCGTGGGTGAACGGCGGTGCGGTTATCGACAACAACGTCGACCCTACCTGCCTGAACGCCGATGACGGCAGCCCTTTCTCGTGTCGTCCTCTGAAGTGGAAGACGATCCCGGAgtacctgctcgaggccgacaTCTCGTTCCAGGTGTACCAGGACTTTGACAACTTTGGCGACAACACGCTGGTGGAGTGGACACAATACCAGGAGGCTGCTGCGAAGAAGGAGAAGCTGGCGAAGCAGGCGGTGGCGTACCCTGGCCTGGACAAGTTCTACAAGGATGCCAAGGAAGGCAACCTCCCCGAGGTTTCTTACATTGTCGCCCCCCAGGACCTGTCGGAGCACCCCCCCTACACGCCCAACGACGGTGCCTGGTTGCAGAGCAAGGTTGCCAATGCGGTTATGAATGGCAAGGGCTGGAACAGCACTGCTCTGATCGTTTCGTACGACGAGACTGGTGGCTGGGCGGACCACGTCATGTCGCCTCACCCTCCCAAGAACTCGCCGGGCGAGTGGATGGTGGACCCCTACAACAAGACGCTTGGTCTGGTACCGACTGGCCCTGGATTCCGTCTGCCGTTCTACATCGTCTCACCTTGGACTCGTAACGGTGGTGTGTTTACGGAGCACTCGTCGCACGAGAGCCAGATCTTCTTCCTCGAGGAGTGGTCGAAGGCCGTCGGCAAGCCGTTCCACTCGAAGGAGGTAAACGAGTGGCGCCGTGGCCAGATGAGCAACCTCGTCAAGGCCTTTGATTTCTCGAAGCCCGACTACAGCACGGTTGACCTGGAGAAGATGCCTACTGCTTCGAAGGACCCAATCACTGGCCAGTACAACGGCGCGTTCGTCTGTCAgctgcgctggcgcgaGAAGAACATGCCCAAGGTCCCTTACGGCAAACAGAGCGAGTCGGAGGCGCTCCGTGTCGAGTCGGGCTACAAGCCTACGCGCGGTGACCTCAGCGAGGGCCGCTACCTCTCGTTTGAGGCCAACGGCTTTGCGCTGAGCAGCAACAGCCACCGCCTCTCTGCGACCAAGTCCAGCGATGAGCACAACAAAGACGACCAGCTCTTTGTTATCCACTGGCAGGGCAAGGACCCCCGCGACAACCGCTTCCGCATCTCGACCAAGGACAAGTCGCGCTACATTACCTCGGGCCTTCGTTTCACCACGAACTCGAATAAGGCCGCCCAATTCGCCCTTGTTGACCAGGGCAACGGCAAGGGGTACACTATTACTGAGAGCAGGTCGAAGAAGCAGCTGTCGATCACCAAGGACGGCAaggtcgcgcacgcgaaCGAGGCCAGCTTCAAGATCTTTAGTGTTACGAAATGA
- a CDS encoding phospholipase C (SECRETED:SignalP(1-24); EggNog:ENOG503NUWZ; COG:M) codes for MMRLSFWSLVAAVVANGLSAPAVASEQGLKDIKHIVLFMQENRAFDHYFGTMEGVRGFQDPNVHISKNTGKDVFHQPVDQHMKSPKPPKDVTELLPWYLNYQGGEYYDKTQCMVAGTNDWRQNHEAWNKGEIDRWATANTPYSIGYYRRSDLPIHFGLAGNFTVADTYYESVIASTDPNRVSWFSGTINVGNSAVQGNARNLGGPVIDNNRDPRCLKADNGSEFSCRPLKWKTVPEYLQESGISFQVYQDFDNFGDNTLVEWKQYQEASAKKTDLAKHAVAFPGLAKFFKDAEQGNLPEVSYIVAPMQLSEHPPFTPNDGAWIQRKVAEAVMHGKNWDKTALIYSYDETGGWADHVMSPHPPKDSRGEWMIDPYNKSHGMVPTGPGFRLPFYIVSPWTRNGGVFTEHSSHESQILFLEEWSKAVGKPFHSKEINEWRRKHMSNLVKAFDFSHADTSMVQLEEIPKASQDAVTGAYNGATMCQLRHVGLVQPKVPYGKQNEEDALRVESGYKPTRGDLTEGRLLSFEANGYALAHGGHRLGASKAQDSHNGENQLFVIYWQGSAPKDNRFLIGTAGSNPRYLTSSLKFTSSPKKATEYSFVDQGNGQGYTITETHSQKQLSITKDGSVAHANYATFTIYSVTK; via the coding sequence ATGATGCGCTTGTCCTTTTGGAGCCTAGTAGCGGCTGTGGTAGCGAATGGCCTGTCCGCTCCGGCGGTTGCGAGCGAACAGGGTCTCAAGGACATCAAGCACATCGTTCTGTTCATGCAGGAGAACCGCGCGTTTGACCACTACTTTGGTACAATGGAGGGAGTGCGTGGTTTCCAGGACCCTAACGTTCACATCTCGAAGAATACGGGCAAGGACGTGTTTCACCAGCCGGTGGACCAGCACATGAAGAGCCCCAAGCCGCCAAAGGACGTGACGGAGCTCCTTCCTTGGTACCTGAACTACCAGGGCGGTGAGTACTATGACAAGACTCAGTGCATGGTAGCTGGTACGAATGACTGGCGCCAGAACCATGAGGCGTGGAACAAGGGCGAAATCGATCGGTGGGCAACTGCCAACACGCCCTACTCGATCGGCTACTATCGCCGCTCGGACCTTCCTATCCACTTTGGTCTTGCTGGTAACTTTACAGTGGCGGATACATACTATGAATCGGTGATTGCGTCGACGGACCCTAACCGTGTTTCTTGGTTCTCGGGCACAATCAATGTTGGCAACAGCGCAGTGCAGGGGAACGCACGGAACCTTGGCGGCCCTGTTATTGACAACAACCGTGATCCTCGCTGTCTCAAGGCGGACAATGGTTCCGAATTTTCGTGCCGTCCTCTGAAGTGGAAGACGGTGCCCGAATACCTCCAGGAGTCGGGAATTTCGTTCCAGGTGTACCAGGACTTTGACAACTTTGGCGACAACACGCTCGTTGAATGGAAACAATACCAGGAGGCGTCTGCCAAGAAAACGGATCTGGCCAAGCATGCCGTTGCGTTCCCCGGTCTTGCCAAATTTTTCAAGGACGCCGAACAGGGTAACCTGCCCGAGGTATCCTACATTGTTGCTCCGATGCAGCTCTCCGAGCACCCTCCGTTTACTCCGAACGATGGTGCGTGGATTCAGCGCAAGGTTGCTGAAGCGGTCATGCATGGCAAGAACTGGGATAAAACCGCACTGATCTACTCGTATGACGAGACGGGCGGCTGGGCGGACCACGTCATGTCGCCCCACCCGCCCAAAGACTCACGGGGCGAATGGATGATCGATCCTTATAACAAATCGCATGGCATGGTGCCCACTGGCCCTGGGTTTCGTCTTCCTTTCTATATTGTCTCTCCCTGGACCCGTAACGGTGGTGTGTTCACGGAACACTCGTCGCACGAGAGCCAGATCCTCTTCCTGGAAGAGTGGTCGAAGGCCGTCGGCAAGCCGTTCCACTCGAAGGAGATCAACGAATGGCGTCGCAAGCACATGAGCAACCTTGTCAAGGCCTTCGACTTCTCGCATGCTGACACGAGCATggtccagctcgaggaaATCCCCAAGGCATCTCAGGACGCCGTCACCGGCGCTTACAATGGCGCGACGATGTGCCAGCTGCGCCACGTCGGACTTGTACAGCCCAAGGTGCCGTATGGCAAGCAGAACGAAGAGGATGCGCTTCGTGTCGAGTCGGGCTACAAGCCGACGCGCGGTGACCTGACGGAAGGTCGCCTCCTCTCGTTCGAAGCTAATGGCTATGCATTGGCTCACGGTGGACACCGCCTTGGCGCCTCCAAGGCACAGGACAGCCACAATGGCGAGAACCAGCTCTTTGTTATCTATTGGCAAGGTTCTGCGCCAAAAGATAACCGTTTCCTAATTGGCACCGCCGGCAGCAACCCCCGCTACCTCACCTCCAGCCTCAAATTTACGTCTAGCCCCAAGAAAGCTACAGAGTACTCGTTTGTCGACCAAGGAAATGGCCAAGGCTACACCATTACCGAGACGCACTCGCAGAAGCAGTTGTCCATCACCAAGGATGGCTCTGTTGCACATGCAAACTACGCCACTTTTACGATCTACAGCGTTACGAAATAA